The genomic segment tcatatttttaaagcaaGAACCAAACAGCTAGACCTCTGGAAAGAACAAACGTAGTTAAAGGTGAAAGAACATAAGGAAAGCATATGTCAAACTGGTTTTCCGCCAATTAAAGTTCACCCTCGGTAACTGCAAGAGGAACCACTGCCGGCAACTCTAGGTAGTCAAAGTCATCTGTTATTCCGACCTGCCATAAGACGAGAAAAACACTAATTCAATAACGTAGTTGCTAATAAACTGTGTATCTGCACTTATAGTTTGCTTCTTTCAACGATTCATTATTCGTCTTTACCTCAGTCTGTAACACAGCCCCTTCAACTTTGCAAATATGCTCTTGCCTTAGAACAACAAACCGAACCCTTTTAAACTGAAACTAGTTATTCCACTGGAGAAAGGCGATATTGGGTATAATCAAGTTCAAAAGCTCTCAACAAGAAACGGCGAAAAACCAAGAGAAAATAGAGATGATTAGAGGAGGCTAGGACAGGTGTATGGGTCACAAGGGCTTGTGGGAGGGATTGGATAGAAACCATTGAAGGCTAAATGGTCAATGTAAAACTTTCTAGGGGAAAACCCCTTTTTACAAGTACAAGAAGTTGATCTAATTctgctttgattttttttttcaaaatgccTAATGGTGTTACATTAGTCAATAGGGTGGAAGGGCATATGATGTATTTTAAAGTCAAGAGGCATAATGGCCGCAGAGTCTCTATGAAATATGGCAAAGTCTCTTTAACTCTCTAAACATCTTATGATAGATCCAAGTGGTGTGTGATCTAGCAGCAGTTCACAATCCTATACAAACAAACTCAAGGCTCTTTATGATGGATTTTGCTTCTTACCTCATTGTATAGGTGATCAAGTTGCTCTTTTGCTTGGGGAAAGTTATTGGAACACCATTGTCTCAATGTGAAGATGTTATCTGTACAGAAAATGCACATGATCGTTAATAGAGAGAGCAATGAGGGAAGCATACAAGGTAATGACTGGATAATGCAGGAACAGCCAAACCCGTCCATCTATTAGCTGCTGAATGGGCAACTTCAATTGCCTTCTCTGCCAAAAAAGAACATCCCAAGTCAGGAAACATCACATTCAGGTAAAGAGAAGCATATTGGCGCATACAAATTGACAGctgaataattaaaaatattatctgGTAAATACTATTGGAGCCTAAAAGGTATGCTTAGAGTTCCTTACTCATTGCTTCAATAGTAGCAGGATCATTATCTGCATACTGTGCCAGCTCTTCCTGAATAAGAAAATCTCAcctcagtttttttttttttaagaataaaaatgctAACTCGTAGTTATCTAAATATCATATTAATTTCGTAAGCTCCAAAACATCACAAGGCACGCCTCAACCTTAAGTTCCTTATGTTTCTGTTCAATAGCTTTCAGCTCATTCAAGGCCTCTTCTCGTGCATCCTAATAAAGCCACAAAAGTGAAAATTAGATAACAGTTTGTAAGTTAAACTAATCCATAAAAAAATGTCATGATTATCCCAGAGGACCATCTAGAACTTGGTGTACTTACAGATTGTTCACGTCCCTTTTTCAAAGCATTGCATTGTTCAACAAGTTCAGTGTGCCGCTTTTTATTGGTCTGGAGATCAGTCTCAAGCTTTCTAGATACAGTTCTCAGCTGTTGAATGAACATCATGTATGAAGCAGCTTAAAATAAAGATGACGAATTTGCAAAGATTAATCCAAACACTTACCTGGTTCCCAGCACAGCTAGGCAGACTCCAAAAGTACACCTGGAATTGTACAAGTACTCGAGattgatttaaaaaaatcaacaactttgagacatcaaacttgTGGAGGGGAGACGGATGATGCTCTTATAGCACATAAAATTTAGATGATCAACTTTATGCTTAGCAGCAGAGTATTAAAACATGATGCTGTTATAGCACAATCCAGATATTACTCACCGAAGTCCCTATCTTGTCTTTAAACACAAGATCATCATCCACCAATGATTGGATAACGTCTTTCACTGACTGGCTGATAACACCTTTCTTGGGACCCGACTTTTCAAGTTCCTTAAGCTGAAACAACAAGGAAttgaaaaatgaaatattaattagATCACAATGCAGGAACAGTTATACTGTAAACGAATAAAATGTGATTTGTCCTCCAGTAGTAATTGAAAGAGATACAGAAAGAACAGTCACACAACAGATACAGAAAGAAGAGGCAGTACGATGCTAAATTACTCCAGATGTGGCAGATTTCATGATAGAATCGGTTTCAAAGAAAATCAGTCGCTAAAACTGGGTAGAAGAAAGAAGTAAAACTTAGGAATTAGTTCATTCTCACACCTGATGCATCTGTGTGACATGCACCAATACAAAACCCACTAGCTGAATTAAATGGCATTGATCTCCATTGTTATTCAGCATAATTACATAGCAGAAATCAAAGAGCTCCAGTGTACTTACAAGGCACTAGTATACTTACAAGGAAGAAATCTTGTGAATCATAAAAGATCTGCAGCATTTTCTCTCGTTTCTCTTCCAATGAAAGACCTCTTTTCTTCGACTGTGTCACAAAAAGCAGGAGTTGGATACTGAATAACAGAAAACGCATATGCATCTATCCTGCATACTTCAATCAAAGTTGGAGGTATAGAATTTAAAGTTCAAAGTTTACTTCAATCAAAGTGAAAGCGCATTAACGAATTTGTCTAGCCAAATACAGGATAGTTACTCAACGTGGGACAATCTTTTCCCCTTTCAGTTAACAACTTGCATAAAAATTTGAAcaatgaataaaatagaaaacaa from the Capsicum annuum cultivar UCD-10X-F1 chromosome 9, UCD10Xv1.1, whole genome shotgun sequence genome contains:
- the LOC107841834 gene encoding meiotic nuclear division protein 1 homolog isoform X1, whose translation is MSKKRGLSLEEKREKMLQIFYDSQDFFLLKELEKSGPKKGVISQSVKDVIQSLVDDDLVFKDKIGTSVYFWSLPSCAGNQLRTVSRKLETDLQTNKKRHTELVEQCNALKKGREQSDAREEALNELKAIEQKHKELKEELAQYADNDPATIEAMKKAIEVAHSAANRWTDNIFTLRQWCSNNFPQAKEQLDHLYNEVGITDDFDYLELPAVVPLAVTEGEL